Below is a window of Pseudomonadota bacterium DNA.
GATCGACAGGAAAAACAGGGTAGTGACGACCCCGGCCTACATGAACGCCCGATCGATCGGCGAGGTGTGGAAGGGCGTGGGCAAGCTCGTCGATGCGGTCATCGAAATGGCGTAGGAGCAAAGAAGCCATGAAGATTCTCATATTGCCGATAGGCAGGATACGCGCGAGGCCGATCGCCGAGATCGCGGCCGACTACGCGAAACGGATTTCCCACTACGCCCCCTTGCAGGTGTTGCCGTGCCGCGACGAGCCGGAGGCGATATCGAACCTCAAGCCCGGCGATCACATGGTCCTGCTCGACGCCGGGGGCAGGCAGCAGAGCTCCGAGGGGCTCTCCCGGATGATCTCCGGTCACCAGATGCGCGGGACCAGGAGGATGGTCTTCCTCATAGGGGGCCCCGGTGGGGCCGGCGAGCTGGCGAAAGACAGGGCGAGCTCGGTGCTCAGCCTGTCGCCCATGACATTCCCGCACGAGCTCGCGCAGGCGATCCTGCTCGAGCAGCTCTACCGCGCCTTCACCATCCTCAGGGGCGAGCCGTATCACAAGTGAGACAGGCATGATCGGACATATGTATGATTTTGAGACGATTCCCTTGTTTCAGCGGCGCCTCATAAGTTATACTGTATGATAACAGGACAGAAGATGGGGCAGCAAAGGGGGGATATGAAGAAAAGGGGAGTGCTCCTATTAATCGATGATGATCGTGATTTTGCCTCCACCTTTGCCGATAGGCTGGGATCGCTGGGGTTTGAGGTGTCCGTCGCCGGCACCGCCTCAGAGGCCCTGGGTGCGCTCGATGAGGTTTCCGCCGATTGCGTGCTCGTCGACATAGGACTCCCGGACATGTCCGGAATGGAGCTCATCGGCAGGATCGCGGAGAGGGACGCGAAGCTCCCGATAGTCATGGTCACCGGCACGACGAAGATCGACACCGCGATCGAGGCGATCAAGAAGGGCGCGTACGACTACGTGGTAAAGCCCATCGATTTCGACTCCCTGCTCATCAAGCTCGGAAACGCCGTGGAGTCGCGCCACGCGTTTCGAACCATAGCTCACTTCGAGCAGGAGGTTGCGAAGGAGCACGGCTTCGGCCGGTTCGTGTTCCGAAGCGAGCTCATGAATGGGACGGTGGAGCATCTGAAGCAGCTTGCCGAGACGGACGCCACTGTCCTCATCACGGGCGAGAGCGGAGTGGGCAAGGAGCTGGCGGCGAGGACGATACACTACAACGGTCCGCGCAGGCTCCGGCCGTTCGTGCCTGTGAGCTGCGCCGCGGTGCCCGAGACCCTCATCGAGAACGAGCTCTTCGGGCACGAGAAGGGCTCGTTCACCGACGCGTTCGAGAGGCAGCCGGGCAAGTTCGAGCACGCGGCCGGCGGCACCATATTCCTCGACGAGATCGGGGACCTCTCCCCCGGCATACAGACCAAGCTTTTGCGGGTGCTCCAGGAGAAGAAATTCCACAGGATCGGCGGGGTCAACGAGGTGAGCGTCGACGTCCGGGTGATCGCAGCCACCAACAGGGACCTGGACGAGGCGGTGAGGAAGAACGAGTTCAGGTCGGACCTCTTCTACAGGCTCTCGGTGCTTCCCGTGCGCATGCCCTCTCTCAAGGAGAGGGGGGAGGACATCATCCCTCTCGCGCGCCACTTCCTGGGTATATTCTCCAGGAAAGTCGGCAAGCGCTTTGAGCGTTTCTCCAAAGAGGCGGAGGAGAGGCTCGCCGCATACCCCTGGCCGGGCAACGTGAGGGAGCTTCAGAACGCCATAGAGCGGGCCGCCGTCTTCGGCCGGCCGCCGGAGATCAGAGACGACGACCTCGCGCTGGGCAGGATCAACGGGATCGTCACGGCACCCGCCCCGGTCGAGGAGCCGCTGCCCGATTCGCTCGATGAGCTGGAGGCGCTTCACATAGGGAGGACGCTGGGCAGATTCCAGGGCAACATATCCAAGGCCGCCGCGGCGCTCGGCATCGGTCGCGACACACTGTACCGGAAGATAAGGCAGTACGGAATCAAGCAAAACACGTGACACGTAACCTGTGACCTGTAACCGGTGGTAAATGACAGGATGTTAGACCGGTCACGGGTCACGTGTTACGTGTAACGGTTGCCAATGGACAAATCCCAGATAGCCAACGCCCTCCACGAGATCGGCGTGCTCCTCGAGCTCACCGCGGCCAACCCCTTCAAGGTGCGCGCCTACCTCAACGCCTCCCGCACAGTCGACGGCCTCACCGACGACATAGGGGCCCTCATCGAGGGCGACCGCCTCGTGGAGATCAGGGGCATAGGCCGCCACCTCGCGGATCACATCGCCGAGCTCTACGAATGCGGCGAGGTCGCAGAGTACGCTGAGCTCAAAAAGTCGGTCCCGGAGGGGGTCCTCCAGATGCTGTCCATCCCGGG
It encodes the following:
- a CDS encoding sigma-54-dependent Fis family transcriptional regulator — translated: MKKRGVLLLIDDDRDFASTFADRLGSLGFEVSVAGTASEALGALDEVSADCVLVDIGLPDMSGMELIGRIAERDAKLPIVMVTGTTKIDTAIEAIKKGAYDYVVKPIDFDSLLIKLGNAVESRHAFRTIAHFEQEVAKEHGFGRFVFRSELMNGTVEHLKQLAETDATVLITGESGVGKELAARTIHYNGPRRLRPFVPVSCAAVPETLIENELFGHEKGSFTDAFERQPGKFEHAAGGTIFLDEIGDLSPGIQTKLLRVLQEKKFHRIGGVNEVSVDVRVIAATNRDLDEAVRKNEFRSDLFYRLSVLPVRMPSLKERGEDIIPLARHFLGIFSRKVGKRFERFSKEAEERLAAYPWPGNVRELQNAIERAAVFGRPPEIRDDDLALGRINGIVTAPAPVEEPLPDSLDELEALHIGRTLGRFQGNISKAAAALGIGRDTLYRKIRQYGIKQNT
- a CDS encoding 23S rRNA (pseudouridine(1915)-N(3))-methyltransferase RlmH; amino-acid sequence: MKILILPIGRIRARPIAEIAADYAKRISHYAPLQVLPCRDEPEAISNLKPGDHMVLLDAGGRQQSSEGLSRMISGHQMRGTRRMVFLIGGPGGAGELAKDRASSVLSLSPMTFPHELAQAILLEQLYRAFTILRGEPYHK